One Triticum dicoccoides isolate Atlit2015 ecotype Zavitan chromosome 4B, WEW_v2.0, whole genome shotgun sequence genomic window carries:
- the LOC119292810 gene encoding ras-related protein RABF1-like has product CARFDACCGRRSLARSTGGLNNINGSSSAADSNDLRAKLVLLGDSGVGKSCIVLRFVRGQFDPTSKVTVGASFLSQTLALEDSTIVKFEIWDTAGQERYAALAPLYYRGAAAAVVVYDITSPESFKKAQYWVKELQKHGSPGIVMVLVGNKADLHESRSVPSQEAQEYAEKNSMLFMETSAKTSDNINQVFEEIAKRLPKPTAS; this is encoded by the exons TGTGCACGCTTTGATGCGTGCTGTGGTCGCCGGAGTTTAG CTAGAAGCACCGGAGGGCTGAACAATATCAACGGTAGCTCTTCTGCTGCTGATTCAAATGACTTGCGTGCCAAG TTGGTATTGCTCGGAGATTCTGGTGTTGGAAAAAGCTGCATCGTTCTTCGGTTTGTCCGCGGTCAGTTCGATCCAACTTCCAAG GTAACTGTTGGTGCATCATTTTTATCACAAACATTGGCGTTGGAGGATTCGACAATAGTGAAGTTTGAAATCTGGGATACTGCTGGACAAGAGAG ATATGCTGCCTTGGCACCTCTTTACTACAGAGGAGCTGCTGCTGCGGTTGTTGTCTATGACATAACTAGTCCAGAATCATTCAAGAAAGCACAATATTGGGTGAAG GAACTTCAAAAACATGGTAGTCCTGGTATTGTCATGGTATTGGTTGGTAATAAAGCTGATCTACATGAAAGTCGAAGTGTACCTTCTCAG GAGGCACAAGAGTATGCAGAGAAGAACAGCATGTTATTCATGGAGACGTCAGCAAAAACATCTGATAATATAAATCAAGTATTTGAG GAAATCGCGAAGAGGTTGCCCAAGCCAACGGCGTCCTGA